In the genome of Panthera uncia isolate 11264 chromosome X, Puncia_PCG_1.0, whole genome shotgun sequence, the window TAGAATCCCCTTGCCCCCAATTGCAATAGTTGAACCCTGAAGACAACCTTGATTTGCTTGTCTCCATTTATAAGGGAGACACCTTTAGCCCCCATCCCAGTGTATCACTTACAATATGAAACAATGGATTGTGTTTGAGAAATTGGAAATCCTGCAAAATGGCTACCCTGACAAAACCAGTTTTCAAGATAGagtgattttaataaaaacacatggCTTTATGTAAACATAGGTCAAACTTGAATACTTCTATAGGGTTGAGTATTCTTAATCAACATACGATACTTTTTCAAAGTGTTGAATTGTGAGGAGGCTTTATACCTTGggccttttttcataaaaaatatttcctagtgGGTTTTTAAATATCATCCCCACTCTGATGAAATAACAGCTAACCTTTATTGAATACTGACTGCATCACCTCAGTCTTCACAACCCTATGAGAACacataagtactattattatctcagTGCACAAAGGGGGAAACAGAGGTTTAAGAAAATGCctacaattggggcacctgggtggttcagtcagttaagtgtctaacttccgctgaggtcatgatctcacagtttgtgggttcaagccccacattaggctctgtgctgatggcctagaacctagaacctgctttggattcggtgtctccctctctttctgcctctcccccacttgtgctctgtctctcaaatgttaaaaattttttaaaaagaaaaaaaatgcctgcaATTGTACAGCAGAGGTGGGATTTGACTCAAAGGCCCAAGCTTTCAActattctgtttcctcttcctgttACCATTGAAGTACATGGTTAAGATAGTAGCTTCCCACAGCCAGGTGCCCATTTTCCATCTAAATCAGAtttctgaggggtgcctgagctcagtcagttaagcgtccgatttctcctcaggtcatgatctcacagtttgtgagttcaagccccatgtcgggctctgtgctgacatctcggagcctggagcctgcttcagattctgtgtctccctctctctgcccctcccctacatgcgctcgctcgctcactctctcaaatataaacactgaaaaatttttttagtaaaaaaaaatttaagttaattaaaaaaaaatcagagttctGAGATAGTGTCTTGACATGGGAAACGAGCTTGTGGCCATCGCCCAACTGAGCAGACTTCAGGGTTTTGTTGCCGTAACCTGATCTATTTTTTCACTACTGGGGGTAATACAGCATGACTGCTGTACTGTGAGAAAAGGAATTGTTTGTGTCTCTCAAATTATGTGACCATACTTTTTCCTTGTAGGTCAGACACATTCTGTGTGAAAAACATGGGAAAATCATGGAAGCCATGGAAAAGTTGAAATCTGGAATGAGATTCAATGAAGTGGCCATACAGTATAGTGAAGATAAAGCCAGGCAAGGGGTATggtgttgttttcatttatccCCCATGGAGGACACACAGTGGTAGGGGTTATTTCTATGTTCTGCCTTTAATTTTAGCCATATCTTGGTTTAAAGatcttaaaagcagaaatgtaCAGTTGTGTACAGGGCACCTGTTGTCTAAGACTAGGCATGACCAAACTCGCACAGCTGAGACACCTGGCAGCATTGTGAGTGCTTATGTGTTCAGTCCATGGTTGGATCTCTTTCACCCATTTGTCCTTGTCAGGCCCACTTCTTTACAGCCCAGGCAAATAAAACTAGGAACCTTAGCATTTGTGTTGGGAAATTCTCAAGCTACTGTAGAACTGTTTCCTCTGGAGGGCCACCTGACATCAcatatcttttgggtttttcaggGTGACTTGGGTTGGATGACCAGAGGTACCATGGTGGGACCATTTCAAGAAGCAGCATTTGCCTTGCCCATAAGTGGGCTGGATAAGCCTGTGTTTACAGACCCTCCAGTTAAGACAAAATTTGGATATCATATTATTATGgttgaagggagaaaataaaattgtatggaaGACTGACAGTGTTTTATAcaattctgtttatttctttttaaaaaaaatttttttttgatgtttttatttatttctgagacagagagagacagagcatgagcaggggaggggcagagagagagggagacacagaatctcaaacgggctccaggctctgagtcattggcacagagcctgacgcggggctcgaactcacgagctgtgagatcatgacctgagctgaagtcggacgcccaatcgactaagccacccaggtgcccctgtttatttctttaaaaggtgTTGAATAATCCTTGTATTTTATGAACTCTGTCATTGTGGGTTTGTCGGCACAAGATGAGGTGGGGAAAAGTTAGTGTGCACACTATAGTGGGTATTCAGTCAGCTGTTCTCAAAGATAAGTCAAGGaagggcacccagctggctcagtcggtagagcatgcaactcttgatcttgggattgtgagtttgagccccacattgggtgtaaagtttacttaattaaaaaaagagagaagtcaagCAGACTCCTTTTAACCTTCAGTCTCTTTTCCCTCAGAGCTACTGTCTGTGATTCTCAGTATACCCcataagttaatttaaaaatcatctctaGGAGAGCCAAATACCTAGTTCACACTATTCACACATTGAGTTGGACATCAAATAGTTgtattagcatatgaaaatcctaAAATAAGCAATAGACAACACTTGTTTTGTAAGTTAGCCAACTTTGATCTGCCAGGACAGTTATTAGCTCCAATGTCTTAATATAATATGCTGTACATAAAGGCCATTCAACATGAACTTTTTTTTGtgaactcttctttttaaataaacatttattgcagGCAAAAAGGCACTCAGTTCTTCTACCAGTTGTTTGTACTAGACTAAGCAGCCGATGTTTTATgtatctgaattttttatttcacattcccatatttataacatacaaaaatgtataaagaattataaatactgtactgcttcaaaaataaaactttgccaAAATAACCACATGATTCTTAACAGTGATTCTTTTAATACACTGTGTTCTTGCTCAGCTGCATTTGACATAGAAGTTTCTTATTTTAGAGGAG includes:
- the PIN4 gene encoding peptidyl-prolyl cis-trans isomerase NIMA-interacting 4, with product MPPKGKSRSGKGGKGGAASGSDSSDKKAQGPKGGGNAVKVRHILCEKHGKIMEAMEKLKSGMRFNEVAIQYSEDKARQGGDLGWMTRGTMVGPFQEAAFALPISGLDKPVFTDPPVKTKFGYHIIMVEGRK